CTCTGCCAGCCTCCTCAGAAGATGTTTCACTACCTCTGGATGAGCTTCGGCCAGGTCTGACCTCTCGTAAGGGTCGGATGTGATATTGAACAGCCAAACCGACTTCCCCAGCTTGTTGCGCCGCTTCTCGAGGTTGTGCCAGCGTTCTGGACCAACGGGAAGAGCCTGGGGTGGTATCCAGTCCCCGTCACCCACATTTCCTGTCAACAGCTTCCAGTTCCCGGCCCTGATTGCCGCCCTTACGGCAGTGTCCCAGATCCCAAATCCATTGAGCACCAACGCCTTATCATACGGCTCCCCAGGCCTCCTGGAGACTGGGTCAATGTTATAAAGGATTTCCGTGCGAGGACAGGGAAGGCCCTCGCTGATGGTTCCCCACATGTCGTGACCGTCTAACCCATGGCGGGACCGCGGGGCCCCGGCCAGTCCCAGTAGTGTGGGATACCAGTCAGAAACATGGATCAGATCCCTGCTGACTGTACCTTTCTTCTTCAGTAGGGGGCTATGGACAAAGCCAACTGCCCGGATGCCTCCTTCCCAGTAGGTCCCTTTGCCTCCTCTCAGCGGCCAGTTGCTGCCCCCAGAGAGTGGCTGACCCCCATTATCGGACGAGTAGATCAGAACTGAGTTCTGATAGAGTCCACTAGCCATCAGTTCCTGGACCACTTGTCCGACCCCGTCGTCCAGGCAGGTCAGCATGGCTGCGTAGTGCTGCCTGGGCCGATTGCCCTGGAAATCGTAGTGGTGCAAAAAATGGTCGGGTACCTGCAAGGGCGTATGGGCGGCCTGAAGGGACAGATAGAGGAAGAGTGGCTCATGGGGGTTGTGGCTCCGCAGGATCTGCTTCACTCTAGTTGAACAAAGGTACaatttgagtttaaaaaaaaaatgtattaatattattaatttgATTCACATCTTGACGCTCACCTCTCTACGTAGAGCAGGGTGGAGTAGTTGCCGGCCATCTCCCAGGCAGGCCTGTCCCCGTCGTCGAGGTCGAATCCACAAGCCTCGGCTCCGTCACAGCTCCGATAGGAGTAATGGTCTCCACTGCCGGTCAATGTGCCCAGGAAACTCTGAAAGCCACGTCCTGTCGGTAGGCAGCTCGGCCTGCAGAAGCCCAGGTGCCATTTCCCCACCATGTGTGTGGCATATCCCGCTTCAACCAGACGCTCTGGTAAGGTGGGGAGGTCCGGGGGAAGGCACAGAGGTTGGCGAGACCGGATGATCGAATGCTGGAGTCCAGTGTGAATTTGGTAGCTGGCGAGATAGCGTGTTGATAATTGTAcatgacaataacaatacaatGGTACATTTCACGGGCGGGTTAATAAAGGTTACAACCTGGAGAACGCCTTTTCATACCATCAAACCGAGATGATCAGTGATTTTACAGAATTCTATTGTGCACTTCAAATTGACTTTTTGGTCGTTCCTACTTTCTTTATGCAACATTTCCCCCAGAAAAGAATGTCAGCGTTGGGTCACTTTTTCCACAGAGATAATGAAAATTCAGGATCAAACAAGCACACAGACTTAAATATAGAAGGGGATTTGCCAGCTATGTGTATCGTAAAGATCAGGTGAATCGTAGCTTATCAGTTTATTATAATTCTCCATTAGAAATGTTagcaaaatacaaaaagcaaGTAAATGTAATGATAAGGAAACGTCTCACCTTCCTGTCATGAGTTGACTGCGAGACGGAGAACAGATTGGCTGAACGTAGTAATTTTCAAGTTTCACCCCCTCTGCTGCCAGCTGGTTCAACGTGGGAGTGTGGATATCTGAGCCATGGTAGCCGATGTCTGCATAACCCTGGTCGTCCACCATGATGAAGATAAGGTGCGGGGGCCTGGGCCTTTCCGTCTCCTCCGTGACAACGCTGCCGTCCGTCGAATTGTCATCACCCAGGCAGCGGACAACCaccaggaaaaagacacagcAGGTTCCTGCCCTCATCTCCAGTCTATCTACTCGTCTGAATTTGcctgtgatttattttctgctcAGTCTGCAGTCAATAAATGTCAAGCCGGATCGCTTCTGCGGGTAGAAATGGGATGTTTCTTGGCCCGAGGAGCTCGTCCCAAAGTCTTATCTGAGAATGAGTTGACGTCTTTCTGCCGGTTATTCCCGATTTTTCGCGTCGGTGCCTGCGGCTGTggtggggggagaaaaactGCTGTCTCTCAGATGGGCACGACGGCGGTAGAGGTTTGTCTAGTGAGAGGGAGGCCTGACCTTTCGCAGTGCTTTGCTACATTCCGCAGTGTTTTCAGGCGCCTCAAAGACCGCTGGGAAGTGCCTCGCTAACCAAAGTTTACAAAGTTTACATATCCACAAACATACCACCACACAGGTATTGATATTATTGGAAGATGTTGTTTTCTTGGAGACGACCGGAACCATTCTCTAACTAAAACTGATTATCGCCTCACTTAACAGTTCCACCATGGCcacaggaaaaaacaaagtCTCCTCCCTTTCCTGAGCTGAAGCCAAACTCGACGAGTCATTGCCGCACTCTTAATTTGTGCACACAGAGCGAAGAAACACATGGAAACCTTTTAGCTGTGCCGGCGCATACGGATTTTGACCTTGAGGATTTTCTTGAGAGACGGCCCACTTCTGTCCAGGGCACAGTGACTTGAGCCACAGCTCGCTTTTGTTTTAGTTCGACGGGGAATATGGTCTCACGCATTTCTCTTCTCAGA
This portion of the Gasterosteus aculeatus chromosome 6, fGasAcu3.hap1.1, whole genome shotgun sequence genome encodes:
- the LOC120821100 gene encoding arylsulfatase I codes for the protein MRAGTCCVFFLVVVRCLGDDNSTDGSVVTEETERPRPPHLIFIMVDDQGYADIGYHGSDIHTPTLNQLAAEGVKLENYYVQPICSPSRSQLMTGSYQIHTGLQHSIIRSRQPLCLPPDLPTLPERLVEAGYATHMVGKWHLGFCRPSCLPTGRGFQSFLGTLTGSGDHYSYRSCDGAEACGFDLDDGDRPAWEMAGNYSTLLYVERVKQILRSHNPHEPLFLYLSLQAAHTPLQVPDHFLHHYDFQGNRPRQHYAAMLTCLDDGVGQVVQELMASGLYQNSVLIYSSDNGGQPLSGGSNWPLRGGKGTYWEGGIRAVGFVHSPLLKKKGTVSRDLIHVSDWYPTLLGLAGAPRSRHGLDGHDMWGTISEGLPCPRTEILYNIDPVSRRPGEPYDKALVLNGFGIWDTAVRAAIRAGNWKLLTGNVGDGDWIPPQALPVGPERWHNLEKRRNKLGKSVWLFNITSDPYERSDLAEAHPEVVKHLLRRLAEYNQTAVMPRNPPDDPLADPELHGGVWRPWLGLEGQEEDNGGKDGRKERMLKFKHCKVCKLKALFKKVGSRLQRNTLFS